One halophilic archaeon DL31 genomic region harbors:
- a CDS encoding hypothetical protein (KEGG: hsl:OE5350R hypothetical protein) — MTDDSLSQRKAQLDKAEREHLEDVVEELRERVEDNVRYQLTQKGLDDEPEGPDTLDEDIEQLVEAIELEGVDGHTWDEAFEQYVTGVGYTIVNRLAALRCMEVRGFIDEEVTVFKENGLTPAAETLVHEEFLLEDEAILEAYHNACDDLAEEIEILFDRSSAYSLIDPDDDTFEELCGMLDSVKDEVWRADDVLGWVYEYYNRPVVEALDAKNTLEPEDVGPANQFYTPHWVVRMLADNSLGKLYLEATDQEEAIPEPEALSPEERKDRLVTPADAPTVPELCTYLIPDEDPGDAPNFDHPRELRVIDPACGSGHFLLYAFDILERIWWEETDLDRAEIPAKVLEHNLYGVDIDLRSCQLSAFNLYLKARTRAEEEDGDFEIPNVGIVCADARVAEVEEATEVLDDITGEGSDLLEALDDVIETFQHTEALGSLLDVSGTLEEAFDSSKTQAELSDYNGGAHQSLHSFLKALRRAVEDQTSDSFGEQNLRSFLHLLVLLTQEYDVSLMNPPYGSGGRMPNGVQNYVSDTYNYKEEYYINFFEACDRRTKTNGRTGMLVPRSFMFLKTFEDFREDFIGGQGAFDFLAEYGIDILDNATVRTAGTVVRSGVSGNSEGTFLRLEDVEKGEKEAAFLNHSFGNSEKEDVERLYTRDVSEFGLIPGKPLSYWVPQSLRKIYDSDSVLDEDNAGLPNRNGIGDIKQGLATADDGRFLRNFWEVNSPDIWVPFAKGGVDSWLLPRVVKTLYWGSNGSEIDRFTNSYPRNTDYYFSDGVTFNRVKTSGRRFGYLQEGSIFADKGPTIFTSVNPWRLISYTNSRLFTYLMLAQTTERMWEVGQVSKTPWRTELLGIEALEDLSKEACGLLISKRRFDFISPYYTNPVLLDIVGVEDDLQSYNHPHRKLQQELDRGLYSENLSLEASLSELGTAASVHLEQIEASLQDCADRIDEAVFNCFDISEDQRETVLQEIALRTNEDPREREEYDPKSITEPGDKFPEMVKDLLLHLSLHAVSSTDDGIIPISRIEGEDDLLTEIESEFERVWGEYADARLAEVDNVLGSQSAGEEAYPNLRTWLVEDLFDYHVSKFDRTPILWRFTTERLVSDPSGEGFACLIDYHRLDAGLFDRLQNHYLEPRKNFLSEQRTAANRRRNDDSLPTSEQAEAAEQYDRYESGLEQIEVLEERLVELVQPSLRDWDRESQNMAEEAAGRVAKFRRRTKEHLEVIDELAAMEDVDMGELFTDNFYEKVENQREEWITALEDLEKAFNAYAAEADQPVEAYLYDLFDYYTDDLLGSSHFASNGILYMTYYFDDFKQADQARLDDAGISRRQRLISQLASNLDEYIELGESISDDCKEISSKISSDWTDRALSEITTAGYQPNHKHGVEINITPLSDAEVVPKIVDNEVL; from the coding sequence ATGACTGACGATTCACTCTCTCAACGGAAGGCGCAACTGGACAAAGCCGAACGCGAACATCTCGAGGACGTCGTCGAAGAGCTCCGCGAGCGCGTCGAGGACAACGTCCGATATCAACTCACGCAGAAAGGCCTTGACGACGAGCCGGAGGGTCCGGATACGCTGGACGAGGACATCGAGCAGCTTGTCGAAGCAATCGAACTCGAAGGCGTCGACGGCCACACGTGGGACGAGGCGTTCGAGCAGTACGTCACGGGCGTGGGCTATACGATTGTCAATCGCCTGGCCGCACTGCGCTGCATGGAGGTTCGAGGCTTCATCGACGAGGAGGTCACCGTTTTCAAGGAGAATGGCCTGACTCCTGCTGCCGAGACGCTGGTCCACGAGGAGTTCCTGCTGGAGGACGAAGCGATTCTGGAGGCCTACCACAACGCCTGCGACGATCTCGCCGAGGAGATCGAGATCCTGTTCGACCGTTCATCCGCATACAGTTTGATCGACCCCGACGACGACACCTTCGAAGAACTCTGCGGGATGCTCGATTCCGTCAAGGACGAGGTGTGGCGGGCCGATGACGTCCTCGGGTGGGTGTATGAGTATTACAATCGCCCGGTCGTCGAGGCGTTGGACGCCAAGAATACCCTTGAACCGGAGGACGTCGGACCGGCAAACCAGTTCTACACGCCCCACTGGGTCGTTCGGATGCTCGCGGACAACTCCCTCGGGAAGCTCTATCTTGAAGCGACCGACCAAGAGGAGGCCATCCCGGAGCCCGAAGCTCTCTCCCCCGAAGAGCGAAAAGACCGGTTGGTCACGCCGGCGGACGCCCCCACTGTTCCGGAACTCTGTACGTATCTCATTCCGGACGAAGATCCTGGCGATGCCCCGAACTTCGACCACCCACGGGAACTGCGTGTTATCGACCCTGCCTGTGGTAGTGGGCACTTCCTGCTGTACGCCTTCGACATTCTGGAGCGTATCTGGTGGGAGGAAACGGACCTCGACCGCGCTGAGATCCCCGCAAAGGTGCTAGAGCACAACCTCTACGGCGTCGACATCGACCTGCGCTCCTGCCAACTCTCGGCGTTCAATCTGTATCTGAAGGCCCGAACACGGGCTGAGGAGGAAGATGGCGACTTCGAAATTCCGAACGTTGGAATCGTCTGCGCTGACGCCCGTGTCGCCGAGGTTGAGGAGGCTACCGAGGTGCTAGACGATATCACCGGCGAGGGGAGCGATCTGCTGGAAGCGCTGGACGATGTGATCGAAACGTTCCAGCACACCGAGGCGCTCGGGAGTCTGCTGGACGTAAGTGGGACATTGGAAGAAGCATTCGACTCCAGCAAGACGCAAGCGGAGCTCAGTGACTACAACGGGGGCGCTCACCAGTCGTTACATTCATTTCTGAAAGCACTCCGTCGGGCAGTGGAAGACCAGACAAGCGATTCATTTGGTGAACAGAACCTCCGAAGCTTCCTCCATCTGCTGGTCCTGCTGACTCAGGAGTACGATGTTTCACTAATGAATCCGCCATATGGCTCAGGTGGAAGGATGCCGAATGGCGTCCAAAACTATGTTTCAGACACCTACAACTACAAGGAAGAATATTACATCAACTTCTTTGAGGCCTGTGACCGTCGAACCAAGACTAATGGTCGAACGGGAATGCTCGTCCCACGCTCGTTTATGTTCCTCAAGACATTTGAGGATTTCAGAGAAGACTTTATCGGCGGCCAAGGTGCGTTTGATTTCCTCGCCGAGTACGGTATCGATATTCTCGACAACGCAACTGTTCGGACCGCGGGTACAGTTGTGCGATCTGGTGTCTCTGGCAATAGTGAAGGGACATTCCTTAGGTTAGAGGATGTTGAAAAAGGGGAGAAAGAAGCTGCATTCCTGAACCACTCCTTTGGCAATTCTGAAAAGGAGGATGTCGAGAGATTATACACCCGTGATGTCTCTGAATTCGGACTTATCCCTGGAAAGCCGCTCTCATACTGGGTTCCACAAAGTCTTCGGAAGATTTACGATTCTGATTCCGTCCTCGACGAGGACAACGCTGGGTTACCGAACCGGAATGGGATCGGGGATATCAAACAGGGCCTTGCAACGGCAGATGATGGTCGGTTCTTGAGGAATTTCTGGGAGGTTAATAGTCCAGATATTTGGGTACCGTTTGCAAAGGGGGGCGTCGACTCTTGGTTGCTCCCGAGAGTTGTCAAGACGTTATACTGGGGCTCGAACGGATCAGAGATCGACCGATTCACTAATTCGTATCCTCGTAATACCGATTATTATTTTTCAGACGGAGTTACATTTAACCGAGTTAAGACAAGCGGTCGACGATTCGGCTATCTTCAAGAGGGTTCAATCTTTGCCGACAAGGGCCCTACTATATTTACCTCAGTTAACCCTTGGAGACTAATATCTTACACAAATAGCCGACTATTCACCTACCTTATGCTGGCACAAACAACTGAAAGGATGTGGGAGGTGGGTCAGGTTTCGAAGACGCCTTGGCGTACTGAATTACTGGGTATTGAGGCGCTTGAGGACTTGTCGAAGGAGGCATGCGGACTCCTGATATCCAAGCGGAGATTTGATTTTATTTCGCCATATTACACCAATCCTGTTCTTTTGGACATCGTTGGTGTTGAAGATGATCTCCAGTCATACAATCACCCTCACCGCAAGCTTCAACAAGAGCTTGATCGAGGCCTCTACTCTGAGAATCTCAGTCTTGAGGCATCATTATCGGAATTAGGGACAGCTGCCTCAGTCCATCTCGAACAAATTGAAGCGAGTCTACAGGACTGCGCCGATCGAATTGATGAGGCGGTATTCAATTGTTTCGATATTTCTGAAGATCAGCGTGAGACTGTCCTCCAAGAGATAGCTCTCCGAACAAATGAGGATCCTCGTGAACGGGAAGAGTACGACCCGAAATCAATCACGGAACCCGGAGACAAGTTCCCGGAAATGGTCAAGGACCTTCTCCTCCACCTTTCCCTTCACGCAGTCAGTAGTACAGATGACGGTATTATTCCCATCTCACGGATTGAAGGCGAAGACGACCTCCTCACAGAGATCGAGTCTGAGTTCGAGCGGGTCTGGGGCGAATACGCCGACGCTCGCCTCGCCGAAGTTGATAACGTACTCGGAAGCCAGAGTGCTGGCGAGGAAGCATACCCCAATCTTCGAACGTGGCTCGTGGAGGATCTCTTCGACTATCACGTCTCGAAATTCGACCGGACACCCATCTTATGGCGGTTCACCACCGAACGCCTCGTTTCAGATCCGAGTGGAGAAGGTTTCGCCTGCCTGATTGACTATCATCGACTGGATGCTGGGTTGTTCGATCGCCTCCAGAACCACTACCTAGAACCACGTAAGAACTTCCTCAGCGAACAGCGGACTGCAGCAAACCGGCGGCGCAACGATGATTCCCTGCCTACGAGTGAGCAGGCAGAGGCTGCCGAGCAGTACGACCGTTATGAAAGTGGCCTTGAGCAGATAGAGGTACTCGAAGAACGGCTTGTAGAATTGGTGCAGCCCTCTCTCAGAGATTGGGATAGAGAAAGCCAAAACATGGCTGAAGAAGCGGCTGGTCGTGTCGCCAAGTTCCGCCGTCGAACAAAAGAACATCTCGAAGTCATCGACGAACTCGCTGCGATGGAAGATGTCGACATGGGCGAACTGTTCACCGATAACTTCTACGAGAAAGTCGAAAACCAGCGTGAGGAATGGATTACCGCGCTTGAAGACCTTGAAAAGGCGTTCAACGCTTATGCGGCCGAGGCAGACCAGCCCGTGGAAGCGTACCTGTACGACCTATTTGACTACTACACGGACGATCTCCTCGGGAGTTCGCACTTTGCGAGTAACGGCATTCTCTATATGACCTACTACTTCGATGACTTCAAGCAGGCCGATCAGGCTCGGCTTGACGACGCCGGTATCTCACGGCGACAGCGGCTGATCTCCCAGCTTGCGAGCAACCTAGATGAGTATATTGAACTCGGCGAGTCGATTTCTGATGACTGCAAGGAAATTTCGTCGAAAATCTCGTCCGACTGGACTGACCGCGCACTCTCGGAGATCACGACCGCTGGCTACCAGCCAAATCATAAGCATGGGGTCGAAATCAACATCACACCGCTTTCGGATGCCGAGGTCGTTCCGAAAATCGTCGATAATGAGGTGCTCTGA
- a CDS encoding hypothetical protein (KEGG: hsl:OE5349R hypothetical protein), which yields MKAHIFAEGSNTTAEERTKPAKEYFQGLFGMVAGLTDEISESADTSLHVLSEEFGVLKGNQAISNVTKSDKGTSANLWENAQKELLTAAREADVMVILLSTGTFEKTADEIWPKLVEEAKPESIWCIGAARSTLDSVDFGKLEDKGCQVISYQRVGVARIGTDTREDLLHAVTQKDSE from the coding sequence ATGAAGGCACACATCTTTGCTGAAGGGTCCAACACAACCGCTGAGGAACGAACGAAGCCCGCGAAGGAGTACTTCCAAGGCCTGTTCGGAATGGTGGCCGGATTGACTGATGAAATCTCTGAATCGGCTGATACCAGTCTTCACGTTCTCTCCGAAGAGTTCGGTGTACTCAAAGGAAATCAGGCTATTTCAAATGTCACCAAATCTGATAAAGGAACATCTGCTAACCTCTGGGAAAACGCTCAGAAAGAACTCCTGACTGCTGCGAGAGAGGCGGACGTGATGGTGATACTACTGTCGACAGGTACCTTTGAGAAGACAGCAGACGAGATATGGCCAAAACTTGTTGAAGAGGCAAAGCCGGAGTCCATCTGGTGCATTGGCGCTGCTCGAAGTACGCTCGATTCGGTTGACTTCGGAAAGTTGGAGGACAAAGGCTGTCAGGTGATTTCCTATCAGCGAGTCGGCGTCGCACGAATTGGTACTGATACCCGTGAAGACCTCCTACACGCAGTAACGCAGAAAGATTCAGAATAA